From one Balaenoptera acutorostrata chromosome 6, mBalAcu1.1, whole genome shotgun sequence genomic stretch:
- the KIF12 gene encoding kinesin-like protein KIF12 isoform X2, with protein sequence MAAWEAGDEGGGRKVCIASPSVVKGEGTGEGKEGDSGGANPCAKQNMEERGSPDGDPARNLEQGPEGPETPIQVVLRVRPMSAAELRRGEQSVLHCSGTRTLQVSPPGGGPDVAFRFGAVLDGARTQEDVFRACGVRRLGDLALRGFSCTVFTFGQTGSGKTYTLTGPPSQGEGVPVPPSLAGIMQRTFAWLFDRVQHLGAPVTLHASYLEIYNEQVRDLLSLGAPRPLPVRWNKTRGFYVEQLRVVEFGSLGALMELLQMGLSRRRSSAHTMNQASSRSHALLTLYISHQTMPPVDPGEPPAGGKLCFVDLAGSEKVAATGSRGELMLEANSINRSLLALGHCISLLLDPQRKQSHIPFRDSKLTKLLADSLGGRGVTLMVACVSPSAQCLPETLSTLRYASRAQRITTRPQAPKSPVAKPPQHLETELLQLQEENHRLRSQLGQMDPKASGLTGARVAWAQRNLYGMLQEFMLENERLRKEKRQLQSSRDLAQDEQRILAQQVHELERRLLSACYLHQPGPGSAPPCPCVMVPPPRCHALPPLCPCPCCHLCPLCRAPLAHWACPRRELHLPQLLASWQPLCWALRIHRPDMVPALMELLVSREDVTRATHCPQKKCLALRPQLTCPCLPVPLPGCPHVALALPSVQERGGAAVPNLARRLEALRDQIGSSLRRGRSQPHPSEGT encoded by the exons ATGGCTGCCTGGGAAGCGGGGGATGAGGGTGGAGGACGTAAGGTGTGTATAGCCAGTCCCAGTGTGGTGAAGGGGGAGGGTACTGGGGAGGGAAAAGAAGGAGACTCGGGCGGAGCTAACCCGTGTGCAAAGCAGAACATGGAGGAACGCGGGTCCCCCGACGG GGACCCCGCGCGGAACCTGGAGCAGGGGCCAGAGGGGCCAGAAACGCCCATCCAGGTGGTGCTCAG GGTGCGTCCCATGAGCGCGGCGGAGCTGCGTCGAGGGGAGCAGAGCGTGCTGCACTGCTCAGGGACCCGGACTCTGCAG GTGAGCCCCCCGGGCGGGGGCCCCGACGTGGCGTTCCGCTTCGGCGCGGTGCTGGACGGGGCGCGCACGCAAGAGGACGTGTTCCGGGCCTGCGGCGTGCGGCGCCTGGGCGACCTGGCGCTGCGCGG CTTCTCCTGCACCGTCTTCACCTTCGGCCAGACCGGCTCCGGGAAGACCTACACCCTGACCGGACCTCCTTCCCAG GGGGAGGGCGTGCCCGTACCCCCCAGCCTGGCCGGCATCATGCAGAGGACCTTCGCCTGGCTGTTCGACCGCGTGCAGCACCTCGGTGCCCCTGTCACTCTCCATGCCTCCTATCTGGAGATCTACAATGAACAG GTTCGAGACTTGCTGAGCCTAGGGGCTCCCCGGCCCCTCCCTGTTCGCTGGAACAAGACCCGGGGCTTCTATGTGGAGCAGCTGCGGGTGGTGGAGTTTGGGAGTCTGGGGGCCCTGATGGAACTTCTGCAGATGG GTCTTAGCCGTCGAAGGAGCTCAGCTCACACCATGAACCAGGCCTCCAGCCGAAGCCATGCCCTGCTCACACTATATATCAGCCACCAAACT ATGCCTCCTGTGGATCCCGGGGAACCCCCTGCCGGGGGGAAGCTGTGCTTTGTAGACCTGGCTGGCAGTGAGAAGGTGGCGGCCACAGGATCCCGTGGGGAGCTGATGCTTGAGGCCAACAGCATCAACCGCAGCCTGCTGGCCCTGG GTCACTGCATCTCCCTGCTGCTGGACCCACAGCGGAAGCAGAGCCACATCCCCTTCCGGGACAGCAAGCTCACCAAGCTGCTGGCGGACTCGCTGGGGGGGCGTGGGGTGACCCTCATG GTGGCCTGCGTGTCCCCCTCAGCCCAGTGCCTTCCCGAGACCCTTAGCACCCTGCGATATGCAAGCCGAGCTCAGCGGATCACCACTCGGCCCCAGGCCCCCAAG TCCCCTGTGGCAAAGCCACCCCAGCATTTGGAGACTGAGCTATTGCAGCTCCAGGAGGAGAACCATCGCCTGCGGTCCCAACTGGGCCAAATGGACCCCAAAG CCTCTGGACTCACTGGGGCCCGGGTGGCCTGGGCTCAGCGGAACCTCTACGGGATGCTGCAGGAGTTCATGCTGGAGAACGAGAGGCTCAG gaaagaaaagaggCAGCTGCAGAGCAGCCGGGACCTGGCCCAAGATGAGCAGCGCATCCTGGCCCAGCAGGTCCATGAGCTGGAGAG GcgcctcctctctgcctgctacCTTCACCAGCCGGGCCCTGGCTCAGCCCCACCGTGTCCCTGTGTGATGGTGCCTCCTCCCCGCTGCCAC GCCCTGCCGcctctctgcccctgcccctgctgccACCTCTGCCCCCTGTGCCGAGCGCCACTGGCCCACTGGGCCTGTCCACGGAGGGAGCTCCACCTGCCCCAG CTCCTTGCTTCGTGGCAgcccctgtgctgggcactgaggatTCACAGACCTgacatggttcctgccctcatggagttgcTTGTCTCCAGAGAGGACGTCACAAGGGCCACACACTGCCCACAGAAAAA GTGTTTGGCTCTAAGGCCCCAGCTGACATGCCCCTGCCTGCCCGTCCCCCTCCCTGGGTGCCCCCATGTAGCCCTGGCTCTGCCAAGTGTTCAAGAGAGAG GTGGGGCTGCAGTTCCGAACTTGGCCCGGAGACTGGAGGCCCTCAGAGACCAAATCGGCAGCTCCCTTCGACGTGGCCGGAGC
- the KIF12 gene encoding kinesin-like protein KIF12 isoform X1: MAAWEAGDEGGGRKVCIASPSVVKGEGTGEGKEGDSGGANPCAKQNMEERGSPDGDPARNLEQGPEGPETPIQVVLRVRPMSAAELRRGEQSVLHCSGTRTLQVSPPGGGPDVAFRFGAVLDGARTQEDVFRACGVRRLGDLALRGFSCTVFTFGQTGSGKTYTLTGPPSQGEGVPVPPSLAGIMQRTFAWLFDRVQHLGAPVTLHASYLEIYNEQVRDLLSLGAPRPLPVRWNKTRGFYVEQLRVVEFGSLGALMELLQMGLSRRRSSAHTMNQASSRSHALLTLYISHQTQMPPVDPGEPPAGGKLCFVDLAGSEKVAATGSRGELMLEANSINRSLLALGHCISLLLDPQRKQSHIPFRDSKLTKLLADSLGGRGVTLMVACVSPSAQCLPETLSTLRYASRAQRITTRPQAPKSPVAKPPQHLETELLQLQEENHRLRSQLGQMDPKASGLTGARVAWAQRNLYGMLQEFMLENERLRKEKRQLQSSRDLAQDEQRILAQQVHELERRLLSACYLHQPGPGSAPPCPCVMVPPPRCHALPPLCPCPCCHLCPLCRAPLAHWACPRRELHLPQLLASWQPLCWALRIHRPDMVPALMELLVSREDVTRATHCPQKKCLALRPQLTCPCLPVPLPGCPHVALALPSVQERGGAAVPNLARRLEALRDQIGSSLRRGRSQPHPSEGT, translated from the exons ATGGCTGCCTGGGAAGCGGGGGATGAGGGTGGAGGACGTAAGGTGTGTATAGCCAGTCCCAGTGTGGTGAAGGGGGAGGGTACTGGGGAGGGAAAAGAAGGAGACTCGGGCGGAGCTAACCCGTGTGCAAAGCAGAACATGGAGGAACGCGGGTCCCCCGACGG GGACCCCGCGCGGAACCTGGAGCAGGGGCCAGAGGGGCCAGAAACGCCCATCCAGGTGGTGCTCAG GGTGCGTCCCATGAGCGCGGCGGAGCTGCGTCGAGGGGAGCAGAGCGTGCTGCACTGCTCAGGGACCCGGACTCTGCAG GTGAGCCCCCCGGGCGGGGGCCCCGACGTGGCGTTCCGCTTCGGCGCGGTGCTGGACGGGGCGCGCACGCAAGAGGACGTGTTCCGGGCCTGCGGCGTGCGGCGCCTGGGCGACCTGGCGCTGCGCGG CTTCTCCTGCACCGTCTTCACCTTCGGCCAGACCGGCTCCGGGAAGACCTACACCCTGACCGGACCTCCTTCCCAG GGGGAGGGCGTGCCCGTACCCCCCAGCCTGGCCGGCATCATGCAGAGGACCTTCGCCTGGCTGTTCGACCGCGTGCAGCACCTCGGTGCCCCTGTCACTCTCCATGCCTCCTATCTGGAGATCTACAATGAACAG GTTCGAGACTTGCTGAGCCTAGGGGCTCCCCGGCCCCTCCCTGTTCGCTGGAACAAGACCCGGGGCTTCTATGTGGAGCAGCTGCGGGTGGTGGAGTTTGGGAGTCTGGGGGCCCTGATGGAACTTCTGCAGATGG GTCTTAGCCGTCGAAGGAGCTCAGCTCACACCATGAACCAGGCCTCCAGCCGAAGCCATGCCCTGCTCACACTATATATCAGCCACCAAACT CAGATGCCTCCTGTGGATCCCGGGGAACCCCCTGCCGGGGGGAAGCTGTGCTTTGTAGACCTGGCTGGCAGTGAGAAGGTGGCGGCCACAGGATCCCGTGGGGAGCTGATGCTTGAGGCCAACAGCATCAACCGCAGCCTGCTGGCCCTGG GTCACTGCATCTCCCTGCTGCTGGACCCACAGCGGAAGCAGAGCCACATCCCCTTCCGGGACAGCAAGCTCACCAAGCTGCTGGCGGACTCGCTGGGGGGGCGTGGGGTGACCCTCATG GTGGCCTGCGTGTCCCCCTCAGCCCAGTGCCTTCCCGAGACCCTTAGCACCCTGCGATATGCAAGCCGAGCTCAGCGGATCACCACTCGGCCCCAGGCCCCCAAG TCCCCTGTGGCAAAGCCACCCCAGCATTTGGAGACTGAGCTATTGCAGCTCCAGGAGGAGAACCATCGCCTGCGGTCCCAACTGGGCCAAATGGACCCCAAAG CCTCTGGACTCACTGGGGCCCGGGTGGCCTGGGCTCAGCGGAACCTCTACGGGATGCTGCAGGAGTTCATGCTGGAGAACGAGAGGCTCAG gaaagaaaagaggCAGCTGCAGAGCAGCCGGGACCTGGCCCAAGATGAGCAGCGCATCCTGGCCCAGCAGGTCCATGAGCTGGAGAG GcgcctcctctctgcctgctacCTTCACCAGCCGGGCCCTGGCTCAGCCCCACCGTGTCCCTGTGTGATGGTGCCTCCTCCCCGCTGCCAC GCCCTGCCGcctctctgcccctgcccctgctgccACCTCTGCCCCCTGTGCCGAGCGCCACTGGCCCACTGGGCCTGTCCACGGAGGGAGCTCCACCTGCCCCAG CTCCTTGCTTCGTGGCAgcccctgtgctgggcactgaggatTCACAGACCTgacatggttcctgccctcatggagttgcTTGTCTCCAGAGAGGACGTCACAAGGGCCACACACTGCCCACAGAAAAA GTGTTTGGCTCTAAGGCCCCAGCTGACATGCCCCTGCCTGCCCGTCCCCCTCCCTGGGTGCCCCCATGTAGCCCTGGCTCTGCCAAGTGTTCAAGAGAGAG GTGGGGCTGCAGTTCCGAACTTGGCCCGGAGACTGGAGGCCCTCAGAGACCAAATCGGCAGCTCCCTTCGACGTGGCCGGAGC
- the KIF12 gene encoding kinesin-like protein KIF12 isoform X3 produces MAAWEAGDEGGGRKVCIASPSVVKGEGTGEGKEGDSGGANPCAKQNMEERGSPDGDPARNLEQGPEGPETPIQVVLRVRPMSAAELRRGEQSVLHCSGTRTLQVSPPGGGPDVAFRFGAVLDGARTQEDVFRACGVRRLGDLALRGFSCTVFTFGQTGSGKTYTLTGPPSQGEGVPVPPSLAGIMQRTFAWLFDRVQHLGAPVTLHASYLEIYNEQVRDLLSLGAPRPLPVRWNKTRGFYVEQLRVVEFGSLGALMELLQMGLSRRRSSAHTMNQASSRSHALLTLYISHQTQMPPVDPGEPPAGGKLCFVDLAGSEKVAATGSRGELMLEANSINRSLLALGHCISLLLDPQRKQSHIPFRDSKLTKLLADSLGGRGVTLMVACVSPSAQCLPETLSTLRYASRAQRITTRPQAPKSPVAKPPQHLETELLQLQEENHRLRSQLGQMDPKASGLTGARVAWAQRNLYGMLQEFMLENERLRKEKRQLQSSRDLAQDEQRILAQQVHELERRLLSACYLHQPGPGSAPPCPCVMVPPPRCHALPPLCPCPCCHLCPLCRAPLAHWACPRRELHLPQVFGSKAPADMPLPARPPPWVPPCSPGSAKCSRERSHSDWIQTQVLAEMLTKEEVVPSAPPLPMGPLNTSPVLRGGAAVPNLARRLEALRDQIGSSLRRGRSQPHPSEGT; encoded by the exons ATGGCTGCCTGGGAAGCGGGGGATGAGGGTGGAGGACGTAAGGTGTGTATAGCCAGTCCCAGTGTGGTGAAGGGGGAGGGTACTGGGGAGGGAAAAGAAGGAGACTCGGGCGGAGCTAACCCGTGTGCAAAGCAGAACATGGAGGAACGCGGGTCCCCCGACGG GGACCCCGCGCGGAACCTGGAGCAGGGGCCAGAGGGGCCAGAAACGCCCATCCAGGTGGTGCTCAG GGTGCGTCCCATGAGCGCGGCGGAGCTGCGTCGAGGGGAGCAGAGCGTGCTGCACTGCTCAGGGACCCGGACTCTGCAG GTGAGCCCCCCGGGCGGGGGCCCCGACGTGGCGTTCCGCTTCGGCGCGGTGCTGGACGGGGCGCGCACGCAAGAGGACGTGTTCCGGGCCTGCGGCGTGCGGCGCCTGGGCGACCTGGCGCTGCGCGG CTTCTCCTGCACCGTCTTCACCTTCGGCCAGACCGGCTCCGGGAAGACCTACACCCTGACCGGACCTCCTTCCCAG GGGGAGGGCGTGCCCGTACCCCCCAGCCTGGCCGGCATCATGCAGAGGACCTTCGCCTGGCTGTTCGACCGCGTGCAGCACCTCGGTGCCCCTGTCACTCTCCATGCCTCCTATCTGGAGATCTACAATGAACAG GTTCGAGACTTGCTGAGCCTAGGGGCTCCCCGGCCCCTCCCTGTTCGCTGGAACAAGACCCGGGGCTTCTATGTGGAGCAGCTGCGGGTGGTGGAGTTTGGGAGTCTGGGGGCCCTGATGGAACTTCTGCAGATGG GTCTTAGCCGTCGAAGGAGCTCAGCTCACACCATGAACCAGGCCTCCAGCCGAAGCCATGCCCTGCTCACACTATATATCAGCCACCAAACT CAGATGCCTCCTGTGGATCCCGGGGAACCCCCTGCCGGGGGGAAGCTGTGCTTTGTAGACCTGGCTGGCAGTGAGAAGGTGGCGGCCACAGGATCCCGTGGGGAGCTGATGCTTGAGGCCAACAGCATCAACCGCAGCCTGCTGGCCCTGG GTCACTGCATCTCCCTGCTGCTGGACCCACAGCGGAAGCAGAGCCACATCCCCTTCCGGGACAGCAAGCTCACCAAGCTGCTGGCGGACTCGCTGGGGGGGCGTGGGGTGACCCTCATG GTGGCCTGCGTGTCCCCCTCAGCCCAGTGCCTTCCCGAGACCCTTAGCACCCTGCGATATGCAAGCCGAGCTCAGCGGATCACCACTCGGCCCCAGGCCCCCAAG TCCCCTGTGGCAAAGCCACCCCAGCATTTGGAGACTGAGCTATTGCAGCTCCAGGAGGAGAACCATCGCCTGCGGTCCCAACTGGGCCAAATGGACCCCAAAG CCTCTGGACTCACTGGGGCCCGGGTGGCCTGGGCTCAGCGGAACCTCTACGGGATGCTGCAGGAGTTCATGCTGGAGAACGAGAGGCTCAG gaaagaaaagaggCAGCTGCAGAGCAGCCGGGACCTGGCCCAAGATGAGCAGCGCATCCTGGCCCAGCAGGTCCATGAGCTGGAGAG GcgcctcctctctgcctgctacCTTCACCAGCCGGGCCCTGGCTCAGCCCCACCGTGTCCCTGTGTGATGGTGCCTCCTCCCCGCTGCCAC GCCCTGCCGcctctctgcccctgcccctgctgccACCTCTGCCCCCTGTGCCGAGCGCCACTGGCCCACTGGGCCTGTCCACGGAGGGAGCTCCACCTGCCCCAG GTGTTTGGCTCTAAGGCCCCAGCTGACATGCCCCTGCCTGCCCGTCCCCCTCCCTGGGTGCCCCCATGTAGCCCTGGCTCTGCCAAGTGTTCAAGAGAGAG GAGTCACAGCGACTGGATTCAGACCCAGGTCCTGGCAGAAATGCTGACCAAGGAGGAAGTGGTACCCTCTGCACCTCCCCTGCCCATGGGGCCCCTGAACACATCGCCAGTGCTTAGAG GTGGGGCTGCAGTTCCGAACTTGGCCCGGAGACTGGAGGCCCTCAGAGACCAAATCGGCAGCTCCCTTCGACGTGGCCGGAGC
- the KIF12 gene encoding kinesin-like protein KIF12 isoform X4: MAAWEAGDEGGGRKVCIASPSVVKGEGTGEGKEGDSGGANPCAKQNMEERGSPDGDPARNLEQGPEGPETPIQVVLRVRPMSAAELRRGEQSVLHCSGTRTLQVSPPGGGPDVAFRFGAVLDGARTQEDVFRACGVRRLGDLALRGFSCTVFTFGQTGSGKTYTLTGPPSQGEGVPVPPSLAGIMQRTFAWLFDRVQHLGAPVTLHASYLEIYNEQVRDLLSLGAPRPLPVRWNKTRGFYVEQLRVVEFGSLGALMELLQMGLSRRRSSAHTMNQASSRSHALLTLYISHQTQMPPVDPGEPPAGGKLCFVDLAGSEKVAATGSRGELMLEANSINRSLLALGHCISLLLDPQRKQSHIPFRDSKLTKLLADSLGGRGVTLMVACVSPSAQCLPETLSTLRYASRAQRITTRPQAPKSPVAKPPQHLETELLQLQEENHRLRSQLGQMDPKASGLTGARVAWAQRNLYGMLQEFMLENERLRKEKRQLQSSRDLAQDEQRILAQQVHELERRLLSACYLHQPGPGSAPPCPCVMVPPPRCHALPPLCPCPCCHLCPLCRAPLAHWACPRRELHLPQVFGSKAPADMPLPARPPPWVPPCSPGSAKCSRERWGCSSELGPETGGPQRPNRQLPSTWPEPATPQ; this comes from the exons ATGGCTGCCTGGGAAGCGGGGGATGAGGGTGGAGGACGTAAGGTGTGTATAGCCAGTCCCAGTGTGGTGAAGGGGGAGGGTACTGGGGAGGGAAAAGAAGGAGACTCGGGCGGAGCTAACCCGTGTGCAAAGCAGAACATGGAGGAACGCGGGTCCCCCGACGG GGACCCCGCGCGGAACCTGGAGCAGGGGCCAGAGGGGCCAGAAACGCCCATCCAGGTGGTGCTCAG GGTGCGTCCCATGAGCGCGGCGGAGCTGCGTCGAGGGGAGCAGAGCGTGCTGCACTGCTCAGGGACCCGGACTCTGCAG GTGAGCCCCCCGGGCGGGGGCCCCGACGTGGCGTTCCGCTTCGGCGCGGTGCTGGACGGGGCGCGCACGCAAGAGGACGTGTTCCGGGCCTGCGGCGTGCGGCGCCTGGGCGACCTGGCGCTGCGCGG CTTCTCCTGCACCGTCTTCACCTTCGGCCAGACCGGCTCCGGGAAGACCTACACCCTGACCGGACCTCCTTCCCAG GGGGAGGGCGTGCCCGTACCCCCCAGCCTGGCCGGCATCATGCAGAGGACCTTCGCCTGGCTGTTCGACCGCGTGCAGCACCTCGGTGCCCCTGTCACTCTCCATGCCTCCTATCTGGAGATCTACAATGAACAG GTTCGAGACTTGCTGAGCCTAGGGGCTCCCCGGCCCCTCCCTGTTCGCTGGAACAAGACCCGGGGCTTCTATGTGGAGCAGCTGCGGGTGGTGGAGTTTGGGAGTCTGGGGGCCCTGATGGAACTTCTGCAGATGG GTCTTAGCCGTCGAAGGAGCTCAGCTCACACCATGAACCAGGCCTCCAGCCGAAGCCATGCCCTGCTCACACTATATATCAGCCACCAAACT CAGATGCCTCCTGTGGATCCCGGGGAACCCCCTGCCGGGGGGAAGCTGTGCTTTGTAGACCTGGCTGGCAGTGAGAAGGTGGCGGCCACAGGATCCCGTGGGGAGCTGATGCTTGAGGCCAACAGCATCAACCGCAGCCTGCTGGCCCTGG GTCACTGCATCTCCCTGCTGCTGGACCCACAGCGGAAGCAGAGCCACATCCCCTTCCGGGACAGCAAGCTCACCAAGCTGCTGGCGGACTCGCTGGGGGGGCGTGGGGTGACCCTCATG GTGGCCTGCGTGTCCCCCTCAGCCCAGTGCCTTCCCGAGACCCTTAGCACCCTGCGATATGCAAGCCGAGCTCAGCGGATCACCACTCGGCCCCAGGCCCCCAAG TCCCCTGTGGCAAAGCCACCCCAGCATTTGGAGACTGAGCTATTGCAGCTCCAGGAGGAGAACCATCGCCTGCGGTCCCAACTGGGCCAAATGGACCCCAAAG CCTCTGGACTCACTGGGGCCCGGGTGGCCTGGGCTCAGCGGAACCTCTACGGGATGCTGCAGGAGTTCATGCTGGAGAACGAGAGGCTCAG gaaagaaaagaggCAGCTGCAGAGCAGCCGGGACCTGGCCCAAGATGAGCAGCGCATCCTGGCCCAGCAGGTCCATGAGCTGGAGAG GcgcctcctctctgcctgctacCTTCACCAGCCGGGCCCTGGCTCAGCCCCACCGTGTCCCTGTGTGATGGTGCCTCCTCCCCGCTGCCAC GCCCTGCCGcctctctgcccctgcccctgctgccACCTCTGCCCCCTGTGCCGAGCGCCACTGGCCCACTGGGCCTGTCCACGGAGGGAGCTCCACCTGCCCCAG GTGTTTGGCTCTAAGGCCCCAGCTGACATGCCCCTGCCTGCCCGTCCCCCTCCCTGGGTGCCCCCATGTAGCCCTGGCTCTGCCAAGTGTTCAAGAGAGAG GTGGGGCTGCAGTTCCGAACTTGGCCCGGAGACTGGAGGCCCTCAGAGACCAAATCGGCAGCTCCCTTCGACGTGGCCGGAGC
- the KIF12 gene encoding kinesin-like protein KIF12 isoform X5, with protein sequence MAAWEAGDEGGGRKVCIASPSVVKGEGTGEGKEGDSGGANPCAKQNMEERGSPDGDPARNLEQGPEGPETPIQVVLRVRPMSAAELRRGEQSVLHCSGTRTLQVSPPGGGPDVAFRFGAVLDGARTQEDVFRACGVRRLGDLALRGFSCTVFTFGQTGSGKTYTLTGPPSQGEGVPVPPSLAGIMQRTFAWLFDRVQHLGAPVTLHASYLEIYNEQVRDLLSLGAPRPLPVRWNKTRGFYVEQLRVVEFGSLGALMELLQMGLSRRRSSAHTMNQASSRSHALLTLYISHQTQMPPVDPGEPPAGGKLCFVDLAGSEKVAATGSRGELMLEANSINRSLLALGHCISLLLDPQRKQSHIPFRDSKLTKLLADSLGGRGVTLMVACVSPSAQCLPETLSTLRYASRAQRITTRPQAPKSPVAKPPQHLETELLQLQEENHRLRSQLGQMDPKASGLTGARVAWAQRNLYGMLQEFMLENERLRKEKRQLQSSRDLAQDEQRILAQQVHELERRLLSACYLHQPGPGSAPPCPCVMVPPPRCHALPPLCPCPCCHLCPLCRAPLAHWACPRRELHLPQVWFLQRQTS encoded by the exons ATGGCTGCCTGGGAAGCGGGGGATGAGGGTGGAGGACGTAAGGTGTGTATAGCCAGTCCCAGTGTGGTGAAGGGGGAGGGTACTGGGGAGGGAAAAGAAGGAGACTCGGGCGGAGCTAACCCGTGTGCAAAGCAGAACATGGAGGAACGCGGGTCCCCCGACGG GGACCCCGCGCGGAACCTGGAGCAGGGGCCAGAGGGGCCAGAAACGCCCATCCAGGTGGTGCTCAG GGTGCGTCCCATGAGCGCGGCGGAGCTGCGTCGAGGGGAGCAGAGCGTGCTGCACTGCTCAGGGACCCGGACTCTGCAG GTGAGCCCCCCGGGCGGGGGCCCCGACGTGGCGTTCCGCTTCGGCGCGGTGCTGGACGGGGCGCGCACGCAAGAGGACGTGTTCCGGGCCTGCGGCGTGCGGCGCCTGGGCGACCTGGCGCTGCGCGG CTTCTCCTGCACCGTCTTCACCTTCGGCCAGACCGGCTCCGGGAAGACCTACACCCTGACCGGACCTCCTTCCCAG GGGGAGGGCGTGCCCGTACCCCCCAGCCTGGCCGGCATCATGCAGAGGACCTTCGCCTGGCTGTTCGACCGCGTGCAGCACCTCGGTGCCCCTGTCACTCTCCATGCCTCCTATCTGGAGATCTACAATGAACAG GTTCGAGACTTGCTGAGCCTAGGGGCTCCCCGGCCCCTCCCTGTTCGCTGGAACAAGACCCGGGGCTTCTATGTGGAGCAGCTGCGGGTGGTGGAGTTTGGGAGTCTGGGGGCCCTGATGGAACTTCTGCAGATGG GTCTTAGCCGTCGAAGGAGCTCAGCTCACACCATGAACCAGGCCTCCAGCCGAAGCCATGCCCTGCTCACACTATATATCAGCCACCAAACT CAGATGCCTCCTGTGGATCCCGGGGAACCCCCTGCCGGGGGGAAGCTGTGCTTTGTAGACCTGGCTGGCAGTGAGAAGGTGGCGGCCACAGGATCCCGTGGGGAGCTGATGCTTGAGGCCAACAGCATCAACCGCAGCCTGCTGGCCCTGG GTCACTGCATCTCCCTGCTGCTGGACCCACAGCGGAAGCAGAGCCACATCCCCTTCCGGGACAGCAAGCTCACCAAGCTGCTGGCGGACTCGCTGGGGGGGCGTGGGGTGACCCTCATG GTGGCCTGCGTGTCCCCCTCAGCCCAGTGCCTTCCCGAGACCCTTAGCACCCTGCGATATGCAAGCCGAGCTCAGCGGATCACCACTCGGCCCCAGGCCCCCAAG TCCCCTGTGGCAAAGCCACCCCAGCATTTGGAGACTGAGCTATTGCAGCTCCAGGAGGAGAACCATCGCCTGCGGTCCCAACTGGGCCAAATGGACCCCAAAG CCTCTGGACTCACTGGGGCCCGGGTGGCCTGGGCTCAGCGGAACCTCTACGGGATGCTGCAGGAGTTCATGCTGGAGAACGAGAGGCTCAG gaaagaaaagaggCAGCTGCAGAGCAGCCGGGACCTGGCCCAAGATGAGCAGCGCATCCTGGCCCAGCAGGTCCATGAGCTGGAGAG GcgcctcctctctgcctgctacCTTCACCAGCCGGGCCCTGGCTCAGCCCCACCGTGTCCCTGTGTGATGGTGCCTCCTCCCCGCTGCCAC GCCCTGCCGcctctctgcccctgcccctgctgccACCTCTGCCCCCTGTGCCGAGCGCCACTGGCCCACTGGGCCTGTCCACGGAGGGAGCTCCACCTGCCCCAG